One region of Bacterioplanoides sp. SCSIO 12839 genomic DNA includes:
- a CDS encoding SDR family oxidoreductase, translated as MTQNVLITGAASGLGRALALRFAKTGSDICIADINDEGSQETLQLVKQAGGTGWIYNLDVRSETQWNTLRDEVAQRWQQIDVVINNAGVATGDRIEAGDWGWWDWVIDINVKGVALGCRTFTPMMKQQGSGYFINVASLAGLMKAPGMGSYNTTKAAVVALSETLHFELKPYGIGCTALCPGFFRTNLDKGMRTSDPQMYKFVDKVFEASELNADDIADATYQAMQKKQAICNPHPTGRRGYFIKKYLPWLFRMQMDKFATALKNRDPNVKTQLQKDAEAGVK; from the coding sequence ATGACACAAAACGTATTAATCACAGGAGCTGCATCGGGCTTAGGCCGGGCGTTGGCACTGCGCTTTGCCAAAACCGGCAGCGATATTTGTATTGCCGACATTAATGACGAAGGCTCTCAGGAAACGCTGCAGCTGGTTAAACAAGCCGGCGGCACGGGTTGGATTTACAACCTCGACGTGCGCAGTGAAACGCAGTGGAATACTTTGCGTGATGAAGTCGCTCAGCGTTGGCAACAAATCGATGTGGTGATTAACAATGCCGGTGTTGCTACCGGTGATCGCATTGAAGCGGGTGACTGGGGCTGGTGGGACTGGGTCATCGATATTAACGTGAAAGGGGTGGCACTGGGGTGTCGCACCTTTACCCCCATGATGAAACAACAGGGCTCCGGGTATTTTATTAATGTTGCGTCTCTGGCCGGATTAATGAAAGCGCCAGGTATGGGGTCTTACAACACCACTAAGGCTGCGGTGGTAGCTTTATCTGAAACACTGCACTTTGAATTAAAGCCGTATGGTATTGGTTGTACGGCATTATGTCCGGGGTTCTTCCGCACTAATCTGGATAAAGGTATGCGTACCTCGGATCCACAAATGTATAAGTTCGTAGATAAGGTGTTTGAGGCATCAGAACTGAACGCTGATGATATTGCGGATGCAACGTACCAGGCGATGCAGAAAAAACAGGCGATTTGTAACCCTCACCCAACCGGGCGCCGTGGTTATTTTATCAAAAAATATCTTCCCTGGTTATTCCGCATGCAAATGGATAAGTTTGCCACAGCCTTAAAAAATCGTGACCCCAATGTAAAAACTCAATTACAGAAAGATGCAGAAGCGGGCGTTAAATGA
- a CDS encoding acyl-CoA dehydrogenase family protein translates to MDFQHSAKAQEYIQRVKDFMATEIEPIEDEYLRELHSLDNSWVVLPVIEELKAKAKAAGLWNLFFPNEEHGVGLSNLEYAPLAELMGRSQIASEIFNCNAPDTGNMEVLEKYGTPEQQEQWLKPLMAGEIRSAFCMTEPDVASSDATNMAATAVVEGDEIVLNGRKWWSTGIGHPNCKVGIFMGLTNPEANRHQQHSMVLFPMDAPGVKIERMLPVFGHYDEPFGHGEISFTNVRVPLSNVIAGPGRGFEIAQGRLGPGRIHHCMRMIGGAERALELMCQRAVSRVAFGKPLANLGGNRDIIANARMNIEQARLLVLKAAWMIDNVGAMAAMSEISQIKVVAPNMAQAIADAAMQIHGGGGLSDDYPLSAIFMAARAIRLADGPDEVHRGLIAKFELAKYRGFAAEKS, encoded by the coding sequence ATGGATTTTCAACATTCCGCTAAAGCGCAAGAGTACATTCAACGCGTCAAAGACTTCATGGCGACCGAAATTGAGCCAATCGAAGACGAATACCTGCGTGAGCTGCATAGTCTGGATAATTCATGGGTGGTGTTGCCTGTCATCGAAGAGCTGAAAGCCAAGGCCAAAGCCGCGGGTTTGTGGAACCTGTTTTTCCCAAATGAAGAACACGGCGTAGGCCTGAGCAATCTGGAATACGCACCGCTGGCTGAATTGATGGGCCGTTCTCAGATTGCCTCAGAAATTTTTAACTGTAACGCCCCCGACACCGGCAATATGGAAGTGCTTGAAAAATACGGCACGCCGGAACAGCAGGAGCAATGGCTGAAGCCATTAATGGCCGGTGAAATCCGTTCTGCATTTTGTATGACGGAGCCGGACGTTGCTTCATCCGATGCTACCAATATGGCAGCAACAGCCGTCGTTGAAGGCGATGAAATTGTATTAAATGGCCGTAAGTGGTGGAGCACCGGCATTGGTCACCCGAACTGCAAAGTCGGTATTTTTATGGGGCTGACCAACCCGGAAGCAAACCGTCATCAACAACATTCGATGGTGTTATTCCCAATGGATGCGCCGGGGGTAAAAATCGAGCGCATGTTGCCGGTGTTTGGTCATTACGATGAGCCGTTTGGCCATGGTGAAATCAGCTTTACCAATGTGCGCGTACCATTGTCGAACGTGATTGCCGGCCCGGGCCGTGGCTTTGAGATTGCACAGGGCCGCTTAGGCCCTGGCCGAATTCACCACTGCATGCGCATGATTGGTGGTGCTGAGCGCGCATTAGAGCTGATGTGTCAGCGTGCCGTATCCCGAGTGGCGTTTGGTAAGCCGTTGGCCAATCTGGGTGGCAACCGCGACATTATTGCCAATGCCCGAATGAATATTGAGCAAGCACGTCTGCTGGTACTCAAAGCTGCCTGGATGATTGATAACGTTGGCGCAATGGCCGCTATGAGTGAAATTTCGCAAATTAAAGTGGTTGCTCCGAATATGGCACAGGCCATCGCCGATGCAGCCATGCAGATTCATGGTGGTGGTGGTTTATCCGATGACTATCCGCTGTCAGCTATTTTTATGGCTGCACGGGCGATTCGTCTGGCGGATGGCCCGGATGAAGTGCATCGTGGTTTGATTGCCAAGTTTGAACTGGCCAAATATCGTGGTTTTGCTGCCGAAAAATCGTAA
- a CDS encoding PilT/PilU family type 4a pilus ATPase produces the protein MAMDKFLRLMVEKGASDLFITAGVPPSMKVHGSIMPLTKNALGAEQTRDIVLGLMNSKQQDEFEEKKELNFAINASGIGRFRASAFYQRNVAGMVLRRIETRIPSLDQLGLPDIIKDLSMSKRGLILFVGATGAGKSTSLAAMIGYRNRNSKGHILSIEDPIEFIHQHESCIVTQREVGLDTETFEVGLKNCLRQAPDVIMIGEVRSADTMEHAITFAETGHLCLATLHSNNANQALERVIHFFPSERHGQIWMDLSLNLKAIVAQQLIPTPDGRGRRAVIEVLINTPLASDLIRKGEVHELKPLMRKSNEVGMQTYDQALYALYEQGEITYEDAIAHADSPNDLRLMIKLGSETDADSLDSATSKLRLQD, from the coding sequence ATGGCTATGGATAAGTTTTTGCGCCTGATGGTGGAAAAAGGCGCCTCAGATCTGTTTATTACAGCCGGCGTTCCACCGTCGATGAAAGTGCATGGCAGCATTATGCCGCTGACCAAAAACGCACTGGGCGCTGAGCAAACCCGGGATATTGTTCTGGGTTTGATGAACAGCAAACAGCAGGACGAGTTCGAAGAGAAAAAAGAACTCAACTTTGCCATCAACGCCAGTGGTATTGGCCGTTTCAGGGCCTCCGCGTTTTATCAGCGTAATGTGGCTGGCATGGTACTGCGGCGTATCGAAACCCGGATTCCAAGTCTGGATCAGCTTGGCTTGCCCGACATTATCAAAGATTTGTCGATGTCTAAGCGTGGCCTGATTTTATTTGTTGGTGCCACCGGTGCCGGTAAATCGACCTCGCTGGCGGCGATGATTGGTTATCGTAATCGCAACTCCAAAGGGCATATTCTCAGCATTGAAGACCCAATCGAATTTATTCACCAACACGAAAGCTGCATTGTCACGCAGCGGGAAGTGGGGCTGGATACCGAGACGTTTGAGGTTGGCCTGAAGAACTGCCTGCGTCAGGCTCCGGATGTCATCATGATTGGTGAGGTGCGCTCGGCGGACACCATGGAGCACGCCATTACCTTCGCTGAAACCGGTCACTTATGTCTGGCGACCTTGCACTCCAATAACGCTAACCAGGCACTGGAGCGGGTGATTCACTTCTTCCCGTCGGAGCGTCACGGTCAGATCTGGATGGACTTATCGCTCAACTTAAAAGCGATTGTTGCCCAGCAATTAATTCCGACCCCGGATGGCCGTGGCCGTCGGGCGGTAATTGAAGTGTTAATTAATACACCGCTGGCGTCGGATTTAATTCGTAAAGGTGAAGTGCACGAGTTAAAACCGCTGATGCGTAAATCCAACGAAGTGGGCATGCAAACCTACGATCAGGCGTTGTACGCGTTATACGAGCAGGGTGAAATCACTTATGAAGATGCCATTGCTCATGCGGACTCACCAAACGACCTGCGTCTGATGATTAAACTGGGCTCGGAAACCGATGCGGACTCGCTGGATAGTGCGACTTCTAAGCTAAGGTTGCAGGATTAA
- a CDS encoding phosphotransferase family protein has protein sequence MSEQFIDKPKSLRDSDAFDVAAVHHWLNAQGLNLGDELPEVKQFSGGASNLTYQLSYTKGNDGTRQEYILRRPPAGHKAASAHDMKREYDVMARLKPVYPFVPEMLAFCDDHSVIDCDFYVMEKLVGIIPRGNLPKGMKLETSQARDLCLSVVDKLIDLHSVDYQAAGLDDLGKGQGYVQRQVEGWSKRFVKSKTWNVPGFTHTMTWLAKHQPDDVKTCIIHNDYRMDNVVLDATNPGDIIGVLDWEMATLGDPLMDLGGALAYWVQADDDFVMRGLRRQPSHLPGMLSRDEIVDYYCQKMNLDKSLWPFYEVFGLFRLAVIVQQIYYRYHHKQTDNPAFKNFWLVVHYLNWRCKRIIKKSGLK, from the coding sequence ATGAGCGAACAATTTATTGATAAACCCAAAAGCTTACGCGACAGTGATGCGTTTGACGTTGCCGCCGTTCATCATTGGTTAAACGCACAGGGGCTGAATCTGGGGGATGAATTACCCGAGGTAAAACAATTTTCGGGTGGTGCGTCCAACCTGACTTATCAACTGAGTTATACCAAGGGGAACGATGGCACAAGGCAAGAATATATTTTGCGTCGTCCTCCGGCGGGCCATAAAGCCGCCAGTGCTCATGATATGAAGCGTGAATACGATGTGATGGCACGCCTGAAACCGGTTTATCCATTTGTCCCTGAGATGCTGGCATTTTGTGATGATCACAGTGTGATTGACTGTGATTTTTACGTGATGGAAAAATTAGTTGGCATCATTCCGCGTGGCAACTTACCCAAAGGTATGAAGCTGGAAACATCCCAGGCGCGTGATTTATGTTTATCCGTGGTGGATAAGCTGATTGATCTGCACAGTGTTGATTATCAAGCAGCAGGCCTTGATGATCTGGGCAAAGGTCAGGGGTATGTTCAGCGTCAGGTTGAGGGCTGGAGTAAACGTTTTGTGAAGTCAAAAACCTGGAATGTCCCGGGTTTTACTCACACCATGACATGGCTGGCAAAGCACCAGCCTGATGACGTGAAAACCTGCATTATTCACAACGACTACCGTATGGATAATGTGGTACTGGATGCAACCAATCCAGGCGATATTATTGGCGTTTTAGATTGGGAAATGGCGACATTAGGTGATCCACTGATGGATCTTGGCGGAGCATTAGCTTATTGGGTTCAGGCGGATGACGACTTTGTGATGCGTGGTTTGCGCCGCCAGCCAAGCCATTTGCCAGGCATGTTAAGCCGCGATGAAATTGTTGATTATTACTGCCAGAAAATGAATCTGGATAAATCGCTATGGCCGTTTTACGAAGTCTTCGGGCTCTTCCGTTTGGCGGTTATTGTGCAGCAAATTTATTATCGGTATCACCATAAGCAAACCGATAATCCGGCGTTTAAAAACTTCTGGCTGGTGGTGCACTACCTTAACTGGCGTTGCAAAAGAATTATTAAAAAAAGCGGCTTAAAATAA
- a CDS encoding type IV pilus twitching motility protein PilT: protein MDITELLAFSAKQGASDLHLSAGLPPMIRVDGDVRRINLPSLGHKEVHGLVYDIMNDKQRKDFEEFLETDFSFEVPGVARFRVNAFNHNRGAGAVFRTIPSKVLTMDQLGMGQVFKDLADTHKGIVLVTGPTGSGKSTTLAAMLDYINESKYYHILTVEDPIEFVHESKKSLINQREVHRDTLGFNEALRSALREDPDVILVGEMRDLETIRLALTAAETGHVVFGTLHTSSAAKTIDRIVDVFPSEEQAMVRSMLSESLQGVISQTLLKKSGGGRVAAHEIMVGTPAIRNLIREDKVAQMYSAIQTGGAYGMTTMDQSLQNLVQKGLITRDTAREKAKVPDNF, encoded by the coding sequence ATGGATATTACCGAACTGTTGGCGTTCAGCGCGAAGCAAGGCGCGTCCGACTTACACCTGTCGGCAGGCCTGCCCCCTATGATTCGTGTTGACGGCGATGTGCGTCGTATTAATCTGCCGTCGCTGGGCCATAAAGAAGTACACGGTCTGGTATATGACATCATGAACGATAAGCAGCGTAAGGATTTTGAAGAATTCCTTGAGACTGACTTCTCCTTCGAAGTGCCGGGCGTGGCGCGTTTCCGGGTAAACGCCTTTAACCATAACCGTGGTGCTGGCGCGGTATTCCGGACCATTCCTTCCAAAGTACTGACCATGGACCAGCTCGGCATGGGTCAGGTGTTTAAAGACCTGGCAGATACCCATAAAGGTATTGTGCTGGTAACTGGACCAACCGGTTCGGGTAAGTCGACCACGCTGGCGGCGATGCTGGATTACATTAACGAAAGTAAGTATTACCACATCCTGACGGTAGAAGATCCGATCGAATTTGTGCACGAATCGAAGAAATCCCTGATTAACCAACGGGAAGTACACCGTGACACCCTGGGCTTTAACGAAGCGCTGCGTTCTGCCCTGCGGGAAGACCCAGATGTGATTTTGGTGGGCGAGATGCGAGACCTGGAAACCATCCGTCTGGCGTTAACTGCAGCCGAAACCGGTCACGTGGTGTTTGGTACGTTGCATACCAGCTCGGCAGCTAAAACCATTGACCGGATTGTTGACGTGTTCCCGTCCGAAGAACAAGCCATGGTGCGTTCGATGTTGTCTGAATCTCTGCAGGGCGTGATCTCTCAGACACTGCTGAAGAAAAGTGGCGGTGGTCGTGTGGCGGCTCACGAAATCATGGTCGGTACTCCGGCGATTCGTAACCTGATTCGTGAAGATAAAGTGGCGCAGATGTATTCTGCTATCCAGACCGGTGGTGCCTATGGCATGACCACGATGGATCAATCGTTACAAAATCTGGTGCAAAAAGGCCTGATTACCCGCGATACTGCCCGTGAAAAAGCTAAAGTGCCGGATAACTTCTGA
- a CDS encoding YggS family pyridoxal phosphate-dependent enzyme produces the protein MSTLEQHYQQVSQRLQQACDQSKRAPQTVKLLAVSKTKPATMVETIYQQGQRSFGENYLQDAQEKIDALQHLTDIEWHFIGPIQSNKTRPIATHFHWAETVCRDKIAQRLNDQRPADMPPLNVLLQINISGEDQKAGIHPDEVDQLAALVAQLPNLSLRGVMCIPENTQDDAALAQQFQAMQRLFQRLQQSYSSVDTLSMGMSADMALAIAYGSTEVRIGTDIFGARS, from the coding sequence ATGTCTACTCTTGAACAACACTATCAGCAGGTTAGCCAGCGCTTACAACAAGCCTGTGATCAGTCCAAACGAGCACCTCAAACGGTCAAGCTGTTGGCGGTCAGCAAAACCAAACCCGCTACGATGGTTGAAACGATCTATCAGCAGGGCCAGCGCAGTTTTGGTGAAAACTATCTGCAGGATGCTCAGGAGAAGATTGACGCCCTGCAACATTTAACTGATATCGAATGGCACTTTATTGGCCCGATTCAGTCGAATAAAACACGGCCGATTGCCACCCACTTTCATTGGGCGGAGACGGTGTGTCGCGACAAGATCGCCCAGCGGCTGAATGATCAGCGCCCGGCTGATATGCCGCCGCTCAATGTACTGCTGCAAATCAACATCAGCGGTGAAGATCAGAAGGCCGGTATTCACCCAGATGAGGTCGATCAGCTGGCGGCATTGGTTGCACAGTTGCCCAACCTCTCATTACGTGGCGTGATGTGTATTCCGGAAAATACTCAGGATGATGCGGCGTTGGCGCAGCAGTTTCAGGCCATGCAGCGCCTGTTTCAGCGACTGCAACAGAGCTACTCATCGGTCGACACACTGTCGATGGGCATGTCGGCGGATATGGCCTTAGCGATTGCTTACGGCAGTACCGAAGTGCGCATCGGCACCGATATTTTTGGTGCCAGAAGCTGA
- a CDS encoding histidine phosphatase family protein, translating into MASIYLVRHGQAGFGKLNYDQLSELGWQQSELVGKALSARGIAPACVVHGAMVRHKETMEGAQQHWHHAGAISEMPGFNEFDSDDVVACAFPEFQDKANFGRWLQQQDNRRKAFQEIFAQAIERWTSGKYHDYQESWQSFTTRCNQALDDLIQQLDGHDAVVFTSGGPVTAIAQRCLDLTNQKAFDLNWTLLNAGISQILYSRSGKKSLASCNEHHHLATAGSQFVTYR; encoded by the coding sequence ATGGCCAGTATTTATTTGGTTCGGCACGGGCAAGCTGGTTTTGGTAAGCTGAATTACGATCAGCTATCAGAGCTTGGTTGGCAACAAAGTGAGTTGGTAGGAAAGGCGCTGTCGGCTCGGGGGATTGCTCCGGCCTGTGTGGTTCATGGTGCGATGGTGCGCCATAAAGAAACGATGGAAGGTGCTCAACAGCATTGGCATCATGCGGGTGCTATTAGCGAAATGCCTGGCTTTAACGAATTTGATTCGGATGATGTTGTTGCCTGCGCTTTCCCGGAATTTCAGGACAAAGCAAATTTTGGCCGCTGGTTACAGCAACAGGACAATCGCCGTAAAGCCTTCCAGGAAATTTTTGCCCAGGCCATCGAACGTTGGACCTCCGGGAAATACCATGACTATCAGGAATCCTGGCAAAGTTTTACCACTCGCTGCAATCAGGCTCTGGATGATTTAATTCAGCAACTAGACGGTCATGATGCCGTGGTATTTACTTCCGGAGGCCCGGTAACGGCCATTGCACAGCGCTGTCTGGATTTAACCAATCAAAAAGCCTTTGACTTAAACTGGACATTATTAAACGCGGGTATCAGCCAGATATTGTATAGCCGTTCGGGCAAAAAAAGCCTGGCCAGCTGTAATGAACATCACCACCTGGCTACGGCAGGATCACAGTTTGTGACCTATCGC